One Campylobacter concisus DNA segment encodes these proteins:
- the truA gene encoding tRNA pseudouridine(38-40) synthase TruA produces the protein MKIQLIYSYDGSKFQGSQTQPHENGVEDELERALAHVGIFERVVSSSRTDKSVHANNQSSSVVCGDHFKDLNRLKDLINRHAHPSIHIKRINLVDESFQARFDAVARSYRYVIDHGKFDVFSSNYKVFLPKFDTRKANEILRNFIGEHDFSAYMKTGSDTKSPVREIYQAFCYARKEQTIIVFKANGFLRGQVRLMVANLLKALKQKDGGKLIKASLNGRPALTRIPAPAEGLYLNRVFYKFN, from the coding sequence ATGAAAATTCAGCTAATCTACAGCTACGACGGCTCGAAATTTCAAGGCTCACAGACCCAGCCGCATGAAAACGGCGTAGAGGATGAGTTAGAGCGCGCCCTAGCTCACGTTGGCATTTTCGAAAGAGTGGTCTCTAGCTCGCGCACCGATAAAAGCGTGCACGCAAACAACCAAAGCTCAAGCGTCGTTTGCGGCGATCACTTTAAAGACTTAAATCGCCTAAAAGATCTTATAAACCGCCACGCACACCCAAGCATTCATATAAAACGCATAAATTTAGTGGATGAGAGCTTTCAAGCAAGATTTGACGCAGTGGCAAGGTCGTATAGATATGTGATAGATCACGGCAAATTTGATGTTTTTAGCTCAAACTACAAGGTGTTTTTACCTAAATTTGATACCAGAAAAGCAAATGAAATTTTGCGAAATTTTATCGGGGAGCATGATTTTAGTGCATATATGAAAACTGGAAGCGACACAAAAAGCCCAGTGCGAGAAATTTATCAAGCATTTTGCTACGCACGCAAAGAGCAAACTATCATCGTTTTTAAGGCAAATGGCTTTTTGCGTGGTCAAGTACGCCTCATGGTTGCAAATTTACTAAAAGCGCTAAAGCAAAAAGATGGTGGTAAGCTCATCAAGGCTTCGCTAAATGGACGTCCTGCTTTAACTCGCATACCTGCGCCTGCTGAAGGGCTATATCTAAATAGAGTTTTTTATAAATTTAACTAG
- the uppS gene encoding polyprenyl diphosphate synthase, which produces MNKLNHLAIIMDGNGRWAKKRGFLRTNGHEAGANVVSDMCEFCINNEVKILSLYAFSTENWKRPQKEVDFLMNLLKKFLLLKRDDFIKNGIKFNTIGDISPFSDELKNEIEITKNATRENTNLLLNLAINYGSKDEIIRAIKKLNLEGAQINEASLNAALDESEPVDLLIRTGGESRLSNFMLWQASYAELFFTPTLWPDFGKDELASIVAKFKDIERRFGGV; this is translated from the coding sequence TTGAACAAACTTAACCACCTCGCTATCATCATGGACGGTAACGGACGCTGGGCGAAAAAGCGTGGATTTTTGCGGACAAATGGACACGAGGCCGGAGCAAATGTGGTAAGCGATATGTGCGAATTTTGCATCAACAATGAGGTAAAAATTTTAAGCCTTTACGCATTTAGCACCGAAAACTGGAAAAGACCGCAAAAAGAGGTTGATTTTTTGATGAATTTACTTAAAAAATTTCTTCTTTTAAAGCGTGATGATTTTATAAAAAATGGGATCAAATTTAACACGATCGGCGACATCTCGCCATTTAGCGATGAGCTAAAAAATGAGATAGAGATCACCAAAAATGCAACAAGAGAAAATACAAATTTGCTTTTAAATTTAGCGATAAACTATGGCTCAAAAGATGAGATAATAAGAGCCATAAAAAAGCTAAATTTAGAAGGTGCCCAGATAAATGAAGCGAGCTTAAATGCGGCACTTGATGAGAGTGAGCCAGTCGATCTTCTCATTAGAACCGGCGGCGAGAGCAGGCTTTCAAATTTCATGCTCTGGCAGGCTAGCTATGCGGAGCTCTTTTTCACGCCGACACTTTGGCCAGACTTTGGCAAGGATGAGCTTGCAAGCATCGTTGCTAAATTTAAAGATATAGAGCGAAGATTTGGCGGAGTTTAG
- a CDS encoding efflux RND transporter periplasmic adaptor subunit has protein sequence MKKLIILMIFCIFSFAREEIFADFEVYAKQSSKLAFESSGKVDKIFVDVSSHVKKGDTLASLDQTSLEIALKKAKNDLALAKNAKEFAKSTFNKFSQVKDVTSKQEFDEVKYKFDEAALRVESAQIAILNADDHLKKAVLKAPFDGVIASKNVELGESASPLQPAFVLNSEEAKILIAIDEKYANLVKIGDMFKFKLDATSEEKEVKIALIHPEIKRETRKFYAEAYDVGMKPGMFGQGKVIIGENK, from the coding sequence TTGAAAAAGCTGATAATTTTAATGATATTTTGCATTTTTTCATTTGCAAGGGAGGAGATTTTTGCTGATTTTGAAGTCTATGCTAAGCAAAGCTCAAAGCTTGCATTTGAGAGCAGCGGTAAGGTAGATAAAATTTTTGTAGATGTCTCAAGTCACGTTAAAAAGGGCGATACTTTAGCTAGTCTTGATCAAACAAGCCTAGAGATCGCTCTAAAAAAGGCAAAAAACGACCTAGCGCTTGCCAAAAATGCCAAAGAATTTGCTAAAAGCACTTTTAATAAATTTAGCCAAGTAAAGGATGTCACTTCAAAGCAAGAATTTGACGAGGTAAAGTATAAATTTGATGAGGCAGCTCTTAGGGTAGAGAGTGCCCAGATCGCCATTTTAAACGCAGATGATCATCTTAAAAAGGCCGTTTTAAAAGCTCCTTTTGATGGCGTCATAGCTAGTAAAAATGTCGAGCTTGGCGAGAGTGCTTCGCCGCTTCAGCCAGCCTTTGTCTTAAACTCTGAGGAGGCTAAAATTTTAATAGCGATTGATGAAAAATACGCAAATTTAGTAAAAATAGGCGATATGTTTAAATTTAAGCTTGACGCAACAAGTGAAGAAAAAGAGGTTAAAATCGCGCTCATTCATCCAGAGATAAAAAGAGAGACTAGGAAATTTTACGCCGAAGCATACGATGTGGGGATGAAGCCAGGCATGTTTGGTCAAGGAAAAGTTATAATCGGCGAAAATAAATGA
- a CDS encoding prepilin peptidase, with protein sequence MNILVIFFAVFAFVFGICVGSFSNVLIYRLPRNESINFPASHCPKCSHKLNFYHNVPLFSWLFLGGKCAFCKQKISLIYPLVELASGILFLICFFKECGEILSIETLLYALFLGLCFIMLLALSVIDIRYKAVPDPLLFAALFFAFGYALLLFIFKGNFAQILNLLLFGFIFWALRFVVSYAMKREAMGSADIFIAAIIGAILPAKLALVAIYLAALLTLPVYALVRKKGYELAFVPFLSLGLLVTYAFEGQILEILRFIYE encoded by the coding sequence ATGAATATTTTAGTCATCTTTTTTGCCGTTTTTGCTTTTGTTTTTGGCATCTGCGTGGGGTCATTTTCAAATGTGCTAATCTACCGCTTGCCACGAAATGAAAGCATAAATTTCCCAGCCTCACACTGCCCAAAATGCTCTCACAAGCTAAATTTTTATCACAACGTTCCACTTTTTTCATGGCTATTTTTAGGCGGAAAATGCGCCTTTTGCAAGCAAAAGATAAGCCTTATCTATCCGCTAGTTGAGCTAGCCTCTGGGATACTTTTTCTGATCTGCTTTTTTAAAGAGTGCGGCGAAATTTTAAGCATAGAAACCTTGCTTTATGCGCTATTTTTAGGGCTTTGCTTTATCATGCTACTAGCCCTTAGCGTCATAGATATAAGATATAAAGCCGTGCCAGATCCGCTCCTTTTTGCAGCGCTATTTTTTGCATTTGGCTACGCCCTGCTGCTTTTTATCTTTAAAGGAAATTTTGCTCAAATTTTAAATTTACTCCTTTTTGGATTTATATTTTGGGCGCTAAGATTTGTCGTGAGCTATGCGATGAAACGCGAAGCCATGGGAAGTGCAGATATCTTTATCGCAGCTATCATCGGAGCCATTTTACCAGCCAAGCTAGCCCTTGTGGCGATCTATCTGGCCGCACTTCTTACGCTTCCAGTCTATGCGCTCGTTCGCAAAAAGGGCTACGAGCTAGCCTTTGTGCCATTTTTAAGCCTGGGACTGCTTGTCACCTACGCTTTTGAAGGGCAAATTTTAGAAATTTTAAGGTTCATTTATGAGTAG
- a CDS encoding motility protein A: MDLGTVVGWVLTLVLLFGSMAIGVGIGPYIDIPSVMIVFGGTIGVMMVGFKMETLKGIGKFYGVAVKPSVVVNLPETIKKVVDYSTKARRDGILALESEVNNETNQFLKKGLSMAVDGNEPDAIRALLEIDIDQTSTRHANNIKIFEQVGGFAGAMGMIGTLIGLVAMLLNMSDPSAIGPSMAVALLTTLYGAMIGNIIGSPVANILSIRDADEALEKQVILEGIMAIQAGDNPRTLEAKLLAFLPPKDRKSQFE; encoded by the coding sequence ATGGATTTAGGAACCGTCGTCGGCTGGGTTTTGACCCTAGTGCTTTTGTTTGGATCAATGGCGATAGGCGTTGGTATAGGGCCATACATCGATATCCCTTCTGTGATGATCGTTTTTGGTGGTACTATCGGCGTTATGATGGTTGGCTTCAAGATGGAGACGCTTAAAGGTATCGGTAAATTTTATGGTGTCGCAGTTAAGCCATCAGTTGTTGTAAATTTACCTGAGACTATAAAAAAAGTAGTTGATTACTCAACCAAAGCTAGGCGAGATGGCATTTTGGCACTTGAGAGCGAAGTAAATAACGAGACAAATCAGTTTTTAAAAAAAGGGCTTTCAATGGCAGTTGATGGCAATGAGCCAGACGCGATAAGAGCGCTTTTAGAGATCGACATCGATCAAACTAGCACAAGGCATGCAAATAACATCAAAATTTTCGAGCAAGTAGGCGGTTTTGCAGGTGCGATGGGTATGATCGGAACGCTCATTGGCCTTGTTGCGATGCTTCTTAACATGTCAGATCCTAGTGCGATCGGTCCATCTATGGCGGTTGCCTTGCTTACGACACTTTATGGTGCGATGATAGGTAACATCATCGGCTCGCCTGTTGCAAACATCCTCTCGATCCGCGATGCTGATGAGGCACTTGAGAAGCAAGTCATTTTAGAGGGGATCATGGCGATACAAGCAGGGGATAACCCAAGAACGCTTGAAGCTAAGCTCTTAGCATTTTTACCTCCAAAAGATAGAAAAAGTCAGTTTGAATAA
- the glmU gene encoding bifunctional UDP-N-acetylglucosamine diphosphorylase/glucosamine-1-phosphate N-acetyltransferase GlmU: protein MNNNTSIIILAAGLGTRMKSKRPKVLFELCGEPMIIHILKQAYAITNDVSVVLHYEKELISKKIKEIFPQTKIFEQDLANFPGTAGAIKGVNLSGEKVLVTCGDMPLVRSTDLMRLANAEADVVMSSFEAANPFGYGRVIIKNGKVEAIVEQKDASEAQLAIKSVNAGCYCFKREVLEQILPLINNQNAQKEYYLTDAIKIANEKGLKCVAVNVNEQNFMGINDKFQLSIAEKIMQDEIKQNLMKAGVLMRMPESIFIDSRAKFEGECVLEENVSILGACVISESIIKSSSVIESSVIKNSDIGPLAHIRPNSEISDTHIGNFVEVKKGVLNGVKAGHLSYLGDCEIESGTNIGCGTITCNYDGKAKYKTKIGKNVFVGSDTQLVAPVNIADNVIIAAGSTITKDVESGALAISRGRQENKSGFFEKFFGKDDVKK, encoded by the coding sequence ATGAACAATAATACTTCAATCATAATCCTAGCCGCTGGTCTTGGTACCAGAATGAAATCAAAACGCCCAAAAGTCCTATTTGAGCTATGCGGCGAGCCAATGATCATTCACATCTTAAAGCAAGCTTATGCGATCACAAATGACGTTAGCGTCGTGCTTCACTACGAAAAAGAGTTAATTAGCAAAAAGATAAAAGAAATTTTCCCTCAAACTAAAATTTTCGAGCAAGATCTAGCAAATTTCCCAGGCACAGCTGGCGCTATAAAAGGCGTAAATTTAAGCGGTGAAAAGGTGCTTGTCACTTGCGGCGACATGCCACTTGTTAGATCAACTGACCTTATGCGTCTAGCAAATGCCGAAGCAGACGTGGTTATGAGCTCATTTGAAGCGGCAAATCCTTTTGGCTACGGCAGGGTTATCATAAAAAATGGTAAAGTTGAAGCCATCGTCGAGCAAAAAGATGCGAGCGAAGCTCAACTTGCTATAAAGAGCGTAAATGCTGGCTGTTACTGCTTTAAACGCGAGGTGTTAGAGCAAATTTTACCGCTCATAAACAACCAAAACGCACAAAAAGAGTACTATCTAACTGACGCCATAAAAATAGCAAATGAAAAGGGTTTAAAGTGCGTTGCAGTAAATGTTAATGAGCAAAATTTCATGGGTATAAATGATAAATTTCAGCTAAGCATCGCTGAAAAGATCATGCAAGATGAGATAAAGCAAAATTTGATGAAAGCTGGCGTTTTGATGCGCATGCCTGAGAGCATTTTTATAGACAGCAGGGCTAAATTTGAAGGCGAGTGCGTGCTCGAAGAAAACGTAAGCATCCTTGGTGCGTGCGTTATCTCTGAGAGTATCATCAAAAGCTCATCAGTGATCGAAAGTAGCGTCATCAAAAACTCAGACATCGGCCCACTAGCTCATATAAGGCCAAATTCTGAAATTTCTGACACACACATAGGAAATTTCGTAGAGGTTAAAAAAGGCGTCTTAAATGGCGTAAAAGCAGGACATCTAAGCTATCTTGGCGACTGCGAGATAGAAAGTGGCACAAATATCGGTTGTGGCACGATCACATGCAACTACGACGGCAAGGCAAAATACAAAACCAAAATCGGCAAAAACGTCTTTGTTGGCTCAGATACGCAGCTAGTTGCCCCTGTAAACATCGCTGATAACGTCATCATCGCAGCTGGCAGCACCATCACAAAAGACGTTGAGAGCGGCGCTCTAGCTATCAGCAGAGGTCGTCAAGAGAATAAAAGCGGCTTTTTTGAGAAATTCTTTGGCAAAGACGATGTTAAAAAATAA
- a CDS encoding TolC family protein: MKKILLALLPLALLGSNLSEIANKATQNEISKIKELELKRANLNSEATTSAYLPSLSLEGSYGKNASTFPSIVAKESAGVLARIDFLLYDGGAREARLKMNQLLKNKAAIASDEAKNYLAFKAVNLYFNACALENIIAAKNAQANFLKGVLDKLEKANKAGLAAKDELENVRAKYHLANSVELEYKNKMEQILNEINLLTGEQIAPTSGAKMAEIGSNLASKNAELDRLSQDISLSEAKLSETRAGFLPQISLYDTYGFYKNNYDIDLGKYSAYRPYLDKYLKEDTHGNKFGVSFRWKIFDFFATSKMSQASKIALDEARLNLEYKRRENETKLKNLQNEIATLNSKITSLNEYVKASDLALRASFEKYNSGLLGYSDLLEALSQKFDAISLFEGAKDELEIKKAEYFFESGESILERIRD, from the coding sequence ATGAAAAAAATTTTATTAGCACTTTTGCCTTTGGCACTGCTTGGATCAAATTTGAGCGAGATAGCAAACAAAGCCACTCAAAACGAAATTTCAAAGATCAAAGAGCTTGAGTTAAAAAGAGCAAATTTAAATAGCGAGGCTACCACTAGTGCCTATTTGCCAAGTCTTAGTTTAGAGGGCTCATACGGCAAAAACGCAAGCACCTTCCCAAGCATCGTCGCTAAAGAGTCAGCTGGCGTGCTGGCAAGGATCGATTTTTTACTATACGACGGTGGGGCGAGAGAGGCTAGGTTAAAGATGAACCAGCTTTTAAAAAATAAAGCCGCCATCGCAAGTGATGAAGCTAAAAATTACCTTGCCTTTAAGGCTGTAAATTTATACTTTAATGCCTGCGCGCTTGAAAATATAATAGCTGCCAAAAACGCTCAGGCAAATTTCTTAAAAGGTGTTTTAGATAAGCTTGAAAAGGCAAATAAAGCCGGTCTTGCTGCAAAAGACGAGCTAGAAAATGTGCGGGCAAAATACCACTTGGCAAACAGCGTGGAGCTTGAGTATAAAAACAAAATGGAGCAAATTTTAAATGAGATAAATTTGCTAACAGGCGAGCAAATCGCGCCTACGAGCGGAGCAAAAATGGCTGAGATTGGCTCAAATTTAGCTTCAAAAAACGCTGAGCTTGATAGGCTAAGTCAAGATATATCTTTAAGCGAAGCTAAGCTTAGCGAGACAAGAGCTGGCTTTTTGCCTCAAATTTCGCTTTATGACACCTATGGATTTTACAAAAACAACTACGACATCGACCTTGGCAAGTATAGCGCGTATCGCCCATATCTTGATAAATATCTAAAAGAAGATACGCACGGCAATAAATTTGGCGTTAGCTTTAGGTGGAAAATTTTTGACTTTTTTGCAACTAGCAAGATGAGCCAAGCTAGCAAGATCGCGCTTGATGAAGCGAGGCTAAATTTAGAGTATAAAAGGCGTGAAAACGAGACAAAACTTAAAAATTTACAAAACGAGATCGCCACACTTAACTCAAAGATCACCTCGCTAAATGAGTATGTAAAGGCGAGTGATCTAGCACTTAGAGCAAGCTTTGAGAAGTATAACTCTGGGCTTTTGGGATATAGCGACCTACTTGAAGCACTTTCTCAGAAATTTGACGCCATTAGCCTTTTTGAAGGGGCGAAAGATGAGCTGGAGATAAAAAAGGCGGAGTATTTTTTTGAGAGCGGAGAGAGCATTTTAGAGAGGATTAGGGATTGA
- the fliP gene encoding flagellar type III secretion system pore protein FliP (The bacterial flagellar biogenesis protein FliP forms a type III secretion system (T3SS)-type pore required for flagellar assembly.): protein MLSLAVLFCVVFGADPALPTINLSLNSPQNAEQLVNSLNVLLILTALALAPSLIFMMTSFLRLVIVFSFLRQAMGTQQVPPSMVLISLAMVLTFFIMEPVGQRSYDEGIKPYIAEQIGYEEMLDKSLKPFKEFMVKNTREKDLALFFRIRNLQNPANIEDIPLSIAMSAFMISELKTSFEIAFLLYLPFLVIDMVVSSVLMAMGMMMLPPVMISLPFKLLIFVLVDGWNLLIGNLVKSFH from the coding sequence CTGCTTAGTTTAGCGGTTTTGTTTTGTGTAGTTTTTGGCGCTGATCCTGCGCTACCAACTATAAATTTAAGCCTAAATTCACCGCAAAATGCTGAGCAGCTTGTAAATTCTCTAAATGTTTTACTAATCCTCACTGCTCTTGCACTCGCTCCTTCACTCATCTTTATGATGACTAGCTTTTTGCGCCTTGTCATTGTCTTTTCATTTTTGCGTCAAGCGATGGGTACGCAGCAAGTGCCGCCTTCAATGGTGCTCATCTCGCTTGCGATGGTGCTTACATTTTTTATCATGGAGCCAGTCGGGCAAAGAAGCTACGATGAGGGCATAAAGCCTTATATAGCCGAGCAGATAGGCTATGAGGAGATGCTTGATAAGAGCTTAAAGCCGTTTAAAGAATTTATGGTTAAAAACACTAGAGAGAAGGATCTGGCATTATTTTTTAGGATAAGAAATTTGCAAAATCCAGCAAATATTGAGGATATCCCGCTAAGCATCGCTATGTCAGCCTTTATGATAAGCGAGCTAAAGACATCTTTTGAGATAGCCTTTTTGCTTTACCTGCCGTTTTTGGTCATAGACATGGTCGTAAGCTCCGTTTTGATGGCGATGGGTATGATGATGCTCCCTCCTGTCATGATCTCGCTGCCATTTAAACTACTCATCTTCGTGCTAGTTGATGGCTGGAATTTGCTAATAGGAAATTTAGTAAAGAGCTTTCACTGA
- a CDS encoding flagellar motor protein MotB: MGKLIKPEECPKCMPEWLAAFGDLMSLLLCFFVLLLSMATMDAKKMEAAVGSLAGALSVLEGGARPDSQVEKETDPESRRTPKPKAQKGAQNEVTSTVKKINELLTASGAPEITMEESEDGFIVRLPAAMLFDKDSAEISGEDAKLFLKRIGMIIAKMPNEVKTDIIGYTDNTNPSKDSIYKNNWQLSTARALSVLEELVSDGVPQERLITSGRASFDPIASNSTDEGRAKNNRVEIHFVSLEPKNKEATKKSILDTRN, translated from the coding sequence ATGGGTAAGTTAATAAAGCCAGAAGAGTGCCCAAAGTGCATGCCTGAGTGGCTGGCTGCCTTTGGCGACCTTATGTCGCTCCTACTTTGCTTCTTTGTTTTGCTCCTTTCTATGGCGACGATGGATGCTAAAAAGATGGAGGCTGCTGTTGGCTCGCTAGCTGGTGCGCTAAGTGTGCTAGAGGGTGGCGCAAGACCAGATAGTCAGGTAGAAAAAGAGACAGATCCTGAAAGCAGACGCACTCCAAAACCAAAAGCTCAAAAAGGCGCTCAAAATGAGGTCACTTCGACTGTTAAAAAGATAAATGAGCTACTAACGGCTAGTGGAGCACCTGAGATCACGATGGAGGAGAGCGAGGATGGCTTTATCGTTAGGCTTCCAGCTGCGATGCTCTTTGACAAAGATAGTGCTGAAATTTCTGGCGAGGATGCGAAGCTCTTTTTAAAGCGAATAGGTATGATCATAGCCAAAATGCCAAATGAGGTAAAAACAGATATCATCGGATACACTGATAATACAAATCCAAGTAAAGACTCTATATATAAAAATAACTGGCAGCTCTCTACTGCAAGGGCGCTAAGCGTGCTTGAAGAGCTAGTTAGCGATGGCGTACCACAAGAGAGGCTTATCACTTCTGGCAGAGCCTCTTTTGATCCGATCGCTAGCAACAGCACAGACGAGGGCAGAGCTAAAAACAATAGAGTGGAAATTCACTTCGTCTCGCTCGAGCCAAAAAATAAAGAGGCTACTAAGAAAAGTATCCTTGATACGAGGAATTAG
- a CDS encoding LptF/LptG family permease, which produces MSRVNKYLLFNFLGTFASLFSTLFLIMSIVFFIQIARITSYIEISFGELFKLYSFMLPRVLLFVVPIAFFVSLAMTLFRLSKENESIVIFTLGGSPNKIARFFLAFSALLSAALLVVAIVMIPIAAQLNANFIDYKKTVAKLNLKPTQFGQKFSDWMVYVGSESEDKNGTTYKDIVMFNPFVKDSQRLITAKNAKIINVGQSVELSLNEGKMYDIRDEIYHQSNFKSMKIRTAQSEEISDVGSIKEYWMDAASSDKRRKDLSTYVLVALFPLASTLFAISLGIVTYRYEKGMVYVGTFGVLFGYFTLIMLFSSKPALAIPLIFFVFLLAGVLLYKGKITRRY; this is translated from the coding sequence ATGAGTAGAGTAAATAAATATCTTTTGTTTAACTTTTTAGGCACGTTTGCATCGCTATTTAGTACTCTTTTTTTGATCATGTCGATCGTCTTTTTCATCCAGATCGCACGTATCACTTCATACATCGAGATCAGCTTTGGCGAGCTCTTTAAACTCTACTCATTTATGCTCCCACGCGTGCTGCTCTTTGTTGTGCCTATCGCGTTTTTCGTTTCACTTGCGATGACGCTTTTTCGGCTATCAAAAGAAAATGAAAGTATCGTTATCTTTACACTTGGTGGCTCGCCAAATAAGATCGCAAGATTTTTCTTAGCTTTTTCAGCCCTTTTAAGCGCTGCCTTGCTGGTAGTTGCCATCGTCATGATACCAATAGCCGCCCAGCTAAATGCAAATTTCATCGACTATAAAAAGACGGTTGCTAAGCTAAATTTAAAGCCGACCCAGTTTGGACAAAAATTCTCCGACTGGATGGTCTATGTGGGCAGCGAAAGCGAAGACAAAAATGGCACAACCTATAAAGATATCGTGATGTTTAACCCATTTGTCAAGGACTCACAGCGCCTAATAACCGCCAAAAACGCAAAGATCATAAACGTGGGTCAAAGTGTAGAGCTCTCTTTAAACGAGGGCAAAATGTATGACATAAGAGATGAAATTTATCACCAAAGCAACTTCAAATCAATGAAGATAAGAACCGCCCAAAGCGAGGAGATAAGCGACGTTGGCAGCATCAAAGAGTACTGGATGGATGCAGCTAGCAGCGATAAGCGCAGAAAAGACCTTAGCACTTACGTCCTAGTGGCCCTCTTCCCGCTTGCTAGCACGCTCTTTGCGATCAGCCTTGGCATCGTCACATATAGATACGAAAAGGGTATGGTCTATGTTGGCACTTTTGGCGTTTTATTTGGCTATTTTACGCTCATAATGCTCTTTTCATCGAAGCCAGCGCTTGCAATACCGCTCATATTTTTCGTATTTTTACTAGCTGGCGTCTTGCTTTATAAAGGCAAGATCACACGAAGATACTGA
- the coaBC gene encoding bifunctional phosphopantothenoylcysteine decarboxylase/phosphopantothenate--cysteine ligase CoaBC yields the protein MLKNKKILLAVCGSIAFYKAFEILSLLKKKGADVYVALSDGALEFCSISGFEALSEHKILSSQTQNWQDGVNHIAYSKMDLVLIAPASVNTINKLTAGICDNVFMQTLIAASHVPLVVAPAANNNMIEHFATQNSLEILKKNGVLVVEPVLKTLACGDVGKGGLASPEVIVEAAIKRLSKPLFAGKKVVITGGATTEKIDDVRAITNFSSGKMARALARAFYYTGAEVKLLASFETSGEPFLSLKFSSSIELLELCKSECEDANLLVMCAAVSDFIPTKAQGKIKKEDVGEVLNLSLNKNIDILQSLKEFKCKKIGFKLELSSQNALKSARSMLEKKALDAVCLNVMGEKNGFASEQNEVNFITKDDEILLPLASKDEIAGHIVELAANL from the coding sequence ATGTTAAAAAATAAGAAAATTTTACTTGCCGTTTGCGGCAGTATCGCCTTTTACAAGGCATTTGAAATTTTATCGCTGCTTAAAAAGAAAGGTGCTGATGTTTATGTGGCTTTAAGTGACGGAGCGCTTGAATTTTGCAGTATAAGCGGCTTTGAGGCGCTAAGCGAGCATAAAATTTTAAGCTCACAAACGCAAAACTGGCAAGACGGCGTAAATCACATAGCCTACTCCAAAATGGATCTAGTCCTCATAGCACCTGCCTCGGTAAATACGATAAATAAGCTAACAGCTGGTATCTGCGACAATGTCTTTATGCAAACGCTAATCGCCGCCTCGCACGTGCCTTTGGTCGTTGCCCCAGCTGCAAATAACAATATGATCGAGCATTTTGCAACGCAAAATTCACTTGAAATTTTAAAGAAAAACGGCGTTTTAGTGGTTGAGCCAGTACTTAAAACTCTAGCTTGTGGCGACGTTGGTAAGGGCGGTCTTGCAAGTCCTGAAGTGATAGTAGAAGCTGCCATTAAAAGGCTTAGCAAGCCACTTTTCGCAGGCAAAAAAGTAGTGATAACTGGTGGCGCAACAACTGAAAAGATAGATGATGTAAGAGCTATCACAAATTTCTCAAGCGGCAAGATGGCAAGAGCCTTGGCTAGAGCCTTTTACTACACAGGTGCAGAGGTAAAACTGCTTGCTAGCTTTGAAACTAGTGGTGAGCCGTTTCTTAGCCTTAAATTTAGCTCAAGTATCGAGCTTTTAGAGCTTTGCAAGAGCGAGTGTGAGGACGCAAATTTACTTGTAATGTGCGCTGCTGTGAGTGATTTCATACCGACAAAGGCTCAAGGTAAGATAAAAAAAGAGGACGTTGGCGAAGTTTTAAATTTAAGCCTAAACAAAAATATCGATATTTTGCAAAGCTTAAAAGAGTTTAAATGTAAAAAGATCGGATTTAAGCTCGAGCTATCAAGCCAAAACGCTCTTAAAAGCGCTAGATCAATGCTAGAGAAAAAAGCGCTTGACGCAGTTTGCTTAAACGTAATGGGCGAGAAAAATGGCTTTGCAAGCGAGCAAAACGAGGTAAATTTCATCACAAAAGATGATGAAATTTTGCTGCCACTTGCCTCAAAAGATGAGATCGCAGGGCACATAGTGGAGCTAGCAGCAAATTTATGA